The Cygnus olor isolate bCygOlo1 chromosome 13, bCygOlo1.pri.v2, whole genome shotgun sequence DNA segment CAGTGTGCCTGTTGAAAATACTCCCcagtgctgcctctgcccctgAGGAACCCATCACACCTTAGAGGCTCCCTTTGGCTTTGCACGTAAAGGTATTGTTCATAATGCCAACTGCATCTTCATCAGCTTCCTGGGGAACTGAGCAGTTGAAGCTGATGGATCACTTGCTATGTCAGCTAGAGCTGTGGTCCCAGCTGCTCTGAGTGATCAGGGTCTGGGTAACCTGCCATGCCTCACTCCCTGCTTCATTCGTACGGGCCACAGATGAGGGGTTTTCTTGAGGAGTTTGACCATTACTCTTCCTTGGTCAAACTCATGTCAGTCTACCAAGCAACTAACAGGACCACCTTCAATTGGACAGACAGCCGCATTGTGGAGTGGGAGAAATTTGCTGAGCTGGCTAAATATGAGCCAGAGTCCCAGAAGCCAACAGTGAAGGCTCTCCTTATCGTGGCATACTCGGTGATTATCATCATGTCTCTCTTTGGGAACATGCTGGTGTGCCACGTGGTGCTGAAGAACAAGAGGATGCACTCAGCCACCAGCCTCTTCATTGTCAATCTTGCGGTCTCTGACATTATGATCACGCTGCTCAACACGCCTTTTACCTTGGTAAGTGGCATGCTGTGTTGTCTTTTCAGCCAGGAGGGGAGTCTCATGGAAATGCTCTGTCCAGTGGTCGCAGGCTCTCTGCTCATGCTATTCTAGGACTGAGGCATGAACCCAACAGAAATAAGTCTGATAGACAACTCTGCCAGGCAAGTAAAACTCTGGTCAGCAAACTGTGCGCTCCCCGTGCTCTTCCAGACTCTGTATTTCCTAAAAGACTCTGAAGTCTCTCCAGGTATGCTGCTGAACTGACACAAATCAGAAGAGTTTGGGGAATGGAGAATAGGTGTCTGGATATGTATGTGACGTTAACATACATGCTGGGGAATTACAAGGTCAAACTTAAGACTTAGTGGGTCAAAACAACTTGAATGCTGGTTGTACTTAGGTAACTGGAAGAAAGACGGCAAATTCTTCAGATCTACCAGCTGGGTAAAGTCTTTAGTGAACGCTCTCCAGACCTGCAGGGAGTGGTTGTGTGAGCAAACCATGGTCCACTTTTTCCAAGTATAATCAAAAAGTTATTACCATTGCTCACAAATGATGTTTATGTGATTAAGCCAGGAGGGCTGCAACAGGACCACTCATTTCAACTATGTTTTTTAACCTTATAAACTCTTCTGTAAAGTGTTTTGAAATCCAACATAGCTAGTTGGGTTTCAGGTGAGGCTGCCCAGACGGCCAACCAAAAAGCATGCGCTGGCTCGGGTGCTGTCCAGGGGTTTTCCCTACGGATTTGCTTACTGATGGCTTGTTTTCCCCTCAGGTTCGGTTTGTGAACAGCACGTGGGTCTTTGGGAAGGCCATGTGCCACATCAGCCGCTTTGTGCAGTACTGCTCGCTCCACGTTTCCACGCTGACTCTAACAGCCATCGCCCTGGACAGGCACCAGGTGAGGCACTGCTTGTCTGCGCTTCCCTTGCAAGGCTCCTCCCAAGCCCCTGCCAGCCTCGGCTGAGCCGGTGGTtcaggctttattttaaatggggGCCTTGAAAGACAGCAGAGCCACTGCTGAATGCAACGCATTTGTTCAGCTatacagggatttttttcaagtttttcagctttctatCCCTAAAACCATAAAACACTGGTCTGTATCATCCTGAGCTTAAATTCTGACCTCATCacctgtttgttgttttgttcttcttttcccaCTGGGCATTTGCTGCATCATCAAGCTGCAGGGCAGATTGAGTTGGTAGCATTTCTCATCTCACTGTAGCAGTGAGTAAAAAGCAATCCTGATGTTAAAGTTCTAAAGCAGAGGATTGAAGTGTAACTGTGGGACTGATGCTGGACCATAAAGGGGAGTGGCAGAGTGAGAAACTTCTGTTGGAAACACTGGGAGGACACGTCGGAGCTGTGAGAAGACTTTTCCTGCCATCTGCCTACAGCCAAGCTGCATCAGTTGCTTACTTACTGTAATAAATACTCAATGTACTGCAAGTAGACAAAAGAGAAGGTAGACCGGGCCAGTGCTTATTTCTAGCAGTCACTCTCCTTTCCTGTATTATATATACACCTATCAGCCAAAATTATATTCTTCAGACTGAGCTTTTATAAGCTCTTTATCTTTTAATCTAACTCAGGAAATTTCGTAAAAGGTGAGTTAATCCCTCAAAACATGGGAGAAGGGCTCAGCTTGATAGGTTTAGCTAGTACAGAAGACATTTCGTTATGTAATTCGTATAGAATAAATGAACGTACTCATTATTGAAGAGACttgtgtagattttttttttgaagtaacctacaatttaaagaaaattagtctcacagaagaaaatagagaaaaagtttatttgaaaacacttctgaaaagttGAAGGGTTGCCATTTTCTAGGTCACTCTAATAAGCAGGACATTTTCCTAATCATggatgttattttcttaatagCATTAGATCATGTGAAAAATACCTCTGCTGTGTGTACTGGTGGAGGGACTTTGCTTTCCCATGAGATAAGAGTCACTGTGAAGTCTTTATTACAGGTCATTCTGAACCCACTAAAGCAAAGGATGTCACTAACAAAAGGAGCGCTGAGCATTTCTGTTATCTGGCTGATGGCAACCTGTTTCTCCCTGCCACATGCCATCTATCAAAAGCTTTTCCAGTATAACTACAGGTGAGTTACTCCCTGGCACATCTGACCCCTTCCAAGCAAGGCGTCCTGCAGCCTTCAGCTGCAGTAGTGGTGGCTTGTAGCAGGCAGAGCTCCTGGAGGGGCTCCCAGGTTCGGGGGGGAAGGCAAGAACTTGGTGGAATCAGCGGGAATTTGTGTGTGAATAAAATCTAACTTCCTACAGCAGAGGTGGCTGCTGTGAAGAGCCTCTTGGCTCACTTCAGTGCACGTACGTGCTCAGGACcttggtttgttttcatctcCCAAAAATCAGAACGAGCGGGTTAGTCTCACCTGTGCAGCCTCGTGCTGGTGGTAGGCTGTAAGGCGCAGGTGGGCAGGCGGCACGGCTCCGCTGGGGCACAGCAGCTTGGGGCCTCCTTGAGTTTCATCACACCTTCAGGGTGGGGTCTGTCCCCAGTTTCTTCTCCCAAGggcccttcctcttccctcctcacACTTACTCAGCTTTTCAGTTCCAAGAAGACCATGTCTATCCAGCTTGCCCAGTACCCAGACAAGGAGGAAGTGGAGAGCAGGTGCAgcagtttgaaaaagaaagaaaataaaacctatcACGTAAACATCTGGTACTTGCTTTAGCAAGACTATACAGAAAACCACCTAGATAACTGTTTCTAGTATGCTTCTTTGTCTTCCCTAGCAATGAAGAGGGCTCTTTGCTTGGCTGAACACAACAACGAAAACTATTAAAAGAAGGTAAAGTGGAATTTCACACCCACATGAAGACTTCTGAAGTATCAGAAGAAAGTGAAGGTTctgctctggagaaaaaaaataaaaataaaaaatatgcttatCTTCTCATCTACCTGTTAGTCTAGTGAGGGCTTTCATTATTAGGAAGCCACCCTTTCTACTAGGGAGAAATAAAGAATCAGAAATCTTGTTTGGGTTTGCCCTTGCAATCTGTTGTTCCTCTACATTATCCAATCTACTGTGCTCCTCTTGTCCTCATGAGCCTCAAGAGTGGCACTTGGCAGGAATGCCTATGGACCCATGCTAAACTTTAGCCCTGGGTGTGCAACACAGGTCAGGAGAACCCACAACCTGCACGCCTGTGGTGTCAGTGCTACCTCCCGGCCACAAAGTAGGCCATAATGCTACACTGCATGTGGTTTTCATGGTGCCGCTTCATACTGCTGGTGCCTGCGTTTTGCAGGAATGCCAGGCTTGAGGCCAAGGGACTGGAATTTTCGGCTTGAGAGCCGAGTACCAGGGAGCAGAGTAAGAAGACAGcaagagaaagatttttgttgtaGATATTGAGCTCCTGCATAAAGGACAAACGTCTTTCTTCCTACAGTACGGCCACTTCTCTCCTATCAGTGTGACAAGGAGACCATTCAACTATTCGCTCAGGCTTTTTATAGCTGTTTGCGTACAGGAGGTTATAAAAAATAGGAGAGTAATCAGGGCTTTCACAGCTCTTTCTTGCTTGTGCTTATGATTTATTTGCTGAGAGATGCCTTATGGGGGGATATAAGATCTTCAACTGCTTAGACTTTGTAAACAAAGTGCTGGGTTACTCCAGTGCTTGCATTGCTTCGCAGCTGCGCTCAGGCTATTACTGAACAAATTGCTTATGAATGAACAAATGCCGCTATCTCTTTCACTGCACCTGTCTCTGCTTGTCCTTTAGCGTGCCCAGAGGAAACCTAGCCTCGAGCTGGCATGAGGCAGCTCGGCGATATAAGGACTTCCAGGACATGTTATTCTCATCGCTGTTTTCCATTGAATAAAAATCCCGGTTGTAATATCGCCCATAATAGGTCCTGTGGGGCAGGAGCCCCTGTGACAGCCGAGCAGGGAGCTGTTCCTCCCGTGGGAACAGGGGATGGGCTCCAGCAGCGCCGGATCCCGCTGGCTGCGGCGTGCGGTGGCACGGCCAAATCCGTGGTGACTCTGGGCTCCACCAACACACAGCGGCCTCTCCAGCCTCGCTCTCTGCCAGCCACCGTCCTTGAGCAGGCGGGAGCTGCTTTTCACGGCTGCACCACCTGCAGGCCAGCCGGCAGCCCCAGGGCATGGCTTGGCCTCCCCATGCCCCACAGGAGGAAGCGCGTCTGCTCTCCTCTACCACGAGCATCCTCGGAGCCTGTTGTGGCTCCGCTCGGAGgagctctgctcccctgcccttCGTACTACCTCTTCACAGGCGCAGCTCCGCTCACTGAAGTCCTTTTCCAAGCAATCTTCTATTTGTGGCACAAAAGCCAACTCCAAGGGTTGAAAACAGGATATTAAAGATATTAATCAATACTGCAGCAAATAATGTGGCTTGATGGAGGCTAACAAGTGAACAGAAGACAAGGTTTGAAGAGAAAAGGGCAaaatggagtaaaaaaaaaaaacgggaaaaaaaaagaaagaaaaggagagaacatccacaggaaataaatttctgaGTGCCCCTTCCTCTTAGGGTGTTATTGTTTCCAGTCATCTGCTGTGCCGTGTGGAGGAACACTTGGTTCTCTGCAGGGGCTGTTGAGGTACGTGTGCTGAGAGCAGCAACGCAGTGAGAGAAATGCTAACAGAGCATGTGTCTGTTGTGCTGAATTTGGCAGATTAGTTAATTTCTGTTGAATTAAGCTGTCAGATATagttaaactattttttaaaatttatttgtcttttaattattgtttttatttatttatttatttttgttagttaGCCACCAGAAGTTAAACTGTGGTGTTTAAGTTAGACCCACGTTAAGCAACCCCGTTTTCCAGTAACTGTGCCTGTTTTACGAGGCAGCAGTAAGGTCCCTGGAGGAAACACGACAGGCAGGACATGAAGCCGTGCTGTCGGGGGTGCAGACGGCTCTGCAGGGGGCACCTGAGCGCTCCCTGGTGCAGCTCTCGGCCTccagccccggctgcccgcGGTGGGGTTCTGGGCAGGAGGGCGGCTGCAGCAGTGTGGGCAGCGGCTGCAGGTCCAGCGTGGCAAAGACAAGTCAGAGCTAGGGCAAGCAGGCTGCAGTGATGACCCAAGCGTGTCCTGAAACTCCTCTGCGTCCCAGTAGTATCGGGTCAGTTGTGCGTGGCCAGACAACAGTTTGAACAGGCCATCCGCAATAGGAGTAATGCATCCTGGGCTGGATTTCTGGGTGGACACGTCTAGGGAAACCTGGGCATCATGTGTGCTTTACCTTGGTGTGTAGGAATCACATACAAGACGGGAGAAGAGCAGGGAGTTCAGTGGTGCTCACCCACtatcccctctcctcctgcattGGGATTTTCAGGAAGAGAAAGGTGACATTGCTGTGTCTGTGCCCAGGCACGcgcagggaaggggcagggctGATCAGTTCAGTGCTTCTTCCACAGTAGCCCCTTTTGTAAAAGGGGCCTTCAGGAGCAACTTCTTGCCATGTTAAGGGGACTCATTCAATTAAAATCCACTGCAGCTTCAAAGAAGAAACTCCACATTGTCTTTCTAAGACTTTCTTGTATCAGACAACACGACAATTTAGGAGGAAAGGTGATACAAATACACAGTAGCCAGTCAGCCTCAGTGAGAAAGATGTGGAGAACATCATGAGAGAAGGCCTtctgggaaacagaaaataagcaattttgAGTAAGCTTTGTTTGGTTGAGATTAGCAATATCTGGCCCTCCTCTGTCAGCATTAGAAGCCTGAGGATGTGGTTGTGGGTGGTGTGAAAGCCCCACTATGGTTTGCCAAATTAGCAGCATCCATTTACAAAGCAATGTCCACATGctatatacatatttctttgttttcaagggAAGCCACTGTCCGGAGCTTGTGCGTCCCCGATTTTCCTGAGCCTGCAGAACTGGTCTGGAAGTATCTGGACCTGTCtacctttcttctcctctacctcctgcccctgctcatCATCACTGTCACCTACACACGCCTGGCTAAGAAGCTGTGGCTCCGCAATGCCATTGGAGACATCACCACGCAGCAGTATATCACCCAccacaagaacaagaagaagagCATCAAGATGCTGATGCTAGTGGTAGTGGTCTTTGCCGTCTGCTGGTTCCCTCTCAACTGCTACGTGGTGCTCATCTCCAGCCTAGGCATCAAGACGAAGAACTCCCTCTATTTTGCCCTGCACTGGTTTGCCATGAGCAGCACCTGCTACAATCCTTTCATCTACTGCTGGCTGAACGAGAGCTTCCGCTCAGAGCTCAAGTCCCTGCTCTGCATGTGCCAGAAGGTACCTCCACCTCGGGACAACGTGCTGCCGCCCGTTATCACGTCCTGCCGAGAGGCATGGATGGAGCAGGCCAGGTGCAGGAAGGGACCTTCCTCCCAGACCATTTGCTCCACTGTCAACGTCCAGACAGCCAACACCGATCTGTGAGCCAAAGGGCAGAGGTGAGTCGGTTGGTGGACATCAAAGGGCATCTCCCTGTTTCTTCTCAGGAATCCGTGTTGCTGCTCTGGTTTATTATTACTGCTTTTCACATATTATTTACTGGTATCACAGTAGTACCTGCTTTACTCAGTGCTGTGGAAACACAGCCTTTCAAACACCCTCCAACCCCGCAGTTGAAACTGGTCCAAGGAGCAGGCAAGCATGCAGGGGACGTGGGATGATATGGATGGGGTGGTTGCTTTCCAGGGGGCTCCCATCATTTTAACAGCACAGGCTGTGGGACCCCAGTTTCCCGCATTGCTGGTCTGTGTCAGAGCCTGTAATGTGTGCCGTGATACCAGCagggctttgcagagctgcagaagtgtGCAGGTTTTGACGTGTTCGAAGGAAGGACTTTGACATCCAGGTAGACTTTGTCCATAGATGATTTCGCCAGATAATTTATACCAAAGCCTCCCAGCGGAGTGAAGGGTAAGGTAAGTCAGCAGCGGTTTCCATGTGAAGTACGGCTGCTCTTCCTCCCCGGC contains these protein-coding regions:
- the LOC121077095 gene encoding probable G-protein coupled receptor 83 isoform X1; this encodes MPHSLLHSYGPQMRGFLEEFDHYSSLVKLMSVYQATNRTTFNWTDSRIVEWEKFAELAKYEPESQKPTVKALLIVAYSVIIIMSLFGNMLVCHVVLKNKRMHSATSLFIVNLAVSDIMITLLNTPFTLVRFVNSTWVFGKAMCHISRFVQYCSLHVSTLTLTAIALDRHQVILNPLKQRMSLTKGALSISVIWLMATCFSLPHAIYQKLFQYNYREATVRSLCVPDFPEPAELVWKYLDLSTFLLLYLLPLLIITVTYTRLAKKLWLRNAIGDITTQQYITHHKNKKKSIKMLMLVVVVFAVCWFPLNCYVVLISSLGIKTKNSLYFALHWFAMSSTCYNPFIYCWLNESFRSELKSLLCMCQKVPPPRDNVLPPVITSCREAWMEQARCRKGPSSQTICSTVNVQTANTDL
- the LOC121077095 gene encoding probable G-protein coupled receptor 83 isoform X3; amino-acid sequence: MSLFGNMLVCHVVLKNKRMHSATSLFIVNLAVSDIMITLLNTPFTLVRFVNSTWVFGKAMCHISRFVQYCSLHVSTLTLTAIALDRHQVILNPLKQRMSLTKGALSISVIWLMATCFSLPHAIYQKLFQYNYREATVRSLCVPDFPEPAELVWKYLDLSTFLLLYLLPLLIITVTYTRLAKKLWLRNAIGDITTQQYITHHKNKKKSIKMLMLVVVVFAVCWFPLNCYVVLISSLGIKTKNSLYFALHWFAMSSTCYNPFIYCWLNESFRSELKSLLCMCQKVPPPRDNVLPPVITSCREAWMEQARCRKGPSSQTICSTVNVQTANTDL
- the LOC121077095 gene encoding probable G-protein coupled receptor 83 isoform X2, yielding MKAPTEQPSLKVGGKVYSAENKLKQADMELKQLQAPSEPGGESHGNALSSGRRLSAHAILGLRHEPNRNKSDRQLCQVRFVNSTWVFGKAMCHISRFVQYCSLHVSTLTLTAIALDRHQVILNPLKQRMSLTKGALSISVIWLMATCFSLPHAIYQKLFQYNYREATVRSLCVPDFPEPAELVWKYLDLSTFLLLYLLPLLIITVTYTRLAKKLWLRNAIGDITTQQYITHHKNKKKSIKMLMLVVVVFAVCWFPLNCYVVLISSLGIKTKNSLYFALHWFAMSSTCYNPFIYCWLNESFRSELKSLLCMCQKVPPPRDNVLPPVITSCREAWMEQARCRKGPSSQTICSTVNVQTANTDL